Proteins encoded in a region of the Rhizobium sp. CC-YZS058 genome:
- a CDS encoding integration host factor subunit beta codes for MIKSELVQIVAARNPHLYHRDVENIVNAVLDEITDALSAGNRVELRGFGAFSVKNRPSRSGRNPRTGDSVFVEEKWVPFFKTGKELRERLNPGSDADIDIDIDED; via the coding sequence GTGATCAAGTCGGAGCTGGTTCAGATCGTTGCGGCGCGCAACCCGCATCTTTACCACCGCGATGTCGAAAACATCGTCAACGCCGTGCTCGACGAGATTACCGACGCGCTTTCGGCGGGCAATCGCGTGGAGCTGCGTGGCTTCGGCGCCTTTTCGGTCAAAAACCGTCCTTCCCGCTCGGGGCGCAATCCGCGCACGGGCGACAGCGTCTTCGTCGAAGAAAAATGGGTGCCGTTCTTCAAGACCGGCAAGGAGCTGCGCGAGCGGCTGAACCCCGGCTCCGATGCCGACATCGACATCGATATCGACGAGGATTGA